In Anopheles arabiensis isolate DONGOLA chromosome 2, AaraD3, whole genome shotgun sequence, the genomic window GCTGCAAGAGTTCCTGGGCATCAAGGGGCAGCGGCGCGCCAATGCGGAGCTGGAGGAGCGCGAGGCACAGAAGCGCAAGAAGATGCTGGAGCATCTCGAGAAGCAGTACCAGGAGTACGAGCAGATCATGACGCGCATCATGAACTTCTCGGGCGAGGACGACATCGATCGGCTGGTGGCCAAGTTTATCaaaaaggaggaggaaaacTTTGCCCTCTTCAACTACGTGAACGAGCTGAGCCACGAGGTGGAAACGCTCACCGAAAGTGTTCAACTGCTGCAGGATAACATTGGTTCGTAGCTGCCGTTGCGAAGGGCGAAGaaaaggagttttttttaaatgtttttgaatgattttccaCAGCGGAACAGATAGCAATCAACGAGTCGAAGGAGCACTCGCAGGATGACAACATCGATGCACTGCGCCTCGCAGAACAGGAGTGTCGTGAGGCGGCCGAGACGGCCCAGGAAGTTAAGCTGAAGTTGGACGTTAAGCTGGACGAGCTGCTGAGAATGGCTGAACGGATATATAAGTAAGAAAATGGGATCGACTAGGAGCATCTTTTACAGCACACGTGACTAATGTCTTTTGGCGAAATTTCCACAGACTTCTCATGTGCGATGAGGCGCCCATACTGAACCTGCTCAACAACGAACGTCGGGTGACGCTGAACAACGCTAAACTGTTCCTAGGCATCATCGAGCGCCGGGTGCTGAGCATCATCAGCAACGTGACCTACATTGAGCCGACGACAAAGATCCTGGGCAAGAAGGATCGTGTACCGAACTTTAACATTAAGGAGTCGGCCAAGGTGCGCATTGAAAGGAACTAAACCATGCGGAGGCGATTTTATACGAACAGTTTTGTATTAGTTTGCACGTTTCTCTAACCATTCTGTGGCACTGGGTTTTGTAAATggttcttgtttgttttgtaagaaaacgaaaaatacaTGCACTTGTATACATATAAATTAGTACAACCATACTAAAGCTATGATTTGTTATCGAAACTATAAATATACACCGCTGTCGGTAGTGCTTACTTCTGTCCTTGATTAATGATTACTGTGCTGTAGCATTCACGAACCGATGCATTTGGTTCGGTTCTGGAGGGATCAGGGAATTAAAGAGGAAACATTTATCATACCTATGACTGTTGTCTGTGCTTTTGTTTAGTGATGATAAGCTCACCAAGACCTTTCCAGGCTCTAACTATGTAGCTAAAATGTACGTTatgattcttttttgttcaaaaaaatgcaatcccCATCCGGAGGGAAATGAACCGAGATACGATTCCTACACCAACGATGATGCAtcctgatcatcacagttgtCGTACGTTCCCGAGTACCTCCGGTTACGACTGTGCTCTattccaccaccactgccaccacctccgatgcttcttcttcgttcCACATCCACCTTTGCCATTTCCAGCACGTGTCGTTCGTTATTGTCCTCGAAGGATCGCCGGACCGTGCCGGTTCCTACGCGCTCATCAGTCTCATTGCGTTTGTCCGTGTGAAAACTGGTTTGATCCTCGCAGCCGGGATCGTGCTCGAAATATCATGGTTCCACGCGGAACCCGCTTATGTACGGCAGGCCGGAGGGAACACGTTCCTGGTACTGGATGTACTCTTCGCCGAAAAAGTTCAACAGCGTTATTTCCTCCATCAGTATTCGGTCGTGGAAAAACTTCCAGCTAGCGATTGCATAAATTACGAAGCACACGGGATTGGCCAGCGTAATCTAGAGGGATTGAAAGAAAATGGTAATAACGCAACGATGATTTTCAAATTTCGCCGTGTCATCTACCTGTGTGCCTATCGACCAATAGAACCATCCCACGTAGGAAGGGTGTCGCATCCAACCATAAACACCGTGTGTCACCAGCTCGTGCTCGTTGTGTCGTTCGAATTGAACCTGAAAGGAAAACGAGCCATTTAATCGTCAGAATTACATTGCCCCCGGGATCTGTGCTCTCTTACAATGTGGCTAAAGTTCTTGCTGGCCGTTATCATTGCCACCTTCCGGAGTGATTCTCCCGCTAGACACAGCAGCAAGCCAGCAATCCATACCGATTTGTATGTTTTCATTTCTGGAACAAGCGTCGTACAACATGAGTAGGAGGAATGCATCAAACACCCACGAGCTTACTACTTACCTGGGAAGTAATGCACCTCGACGAAatactcaatccagcttgccGCAGCGGCCAACCCGTAATGTATCGAGTGGTTCAGAATGAACGAGTCGGGTGACAGCGTTTTCGGGTTGCAAATGGCAA contains:
- the LOC120893420 gene encoding protein-S-isoprenylcysteine O-methyltransferase, whose amino-acid sequence is MAIMLCYEGRLSLYCFLGGMASLLVFYGAEAFLHEESIWTKVALSVGYYISLNVIIRIRYNPRDYQIAVRAAFLGTVLSAGIVVVLYAQEQYKSFGIYATLMALFHYTEYLGIAICNPKTLSPDSFILNHSIHYGLAAAASWIEYFVEVHYFPEMKTYKSVWIAGLLLCLAGESLRKVAMITASKNFSHIVQFERHNEHELVTHGVYGWMRHPSYVGWFYWSIGTQITLANPVCFVIYAIASWKFFHDRILMEEITLLNFFGEEYIQYQERVPSGLPYISGFRVEP